In one window of Candidatus Woesearchaeota archaeon DNA:
- the aspS gene encoding aspartate--tRNA(Asn) ligase, which produces MERTFVKELNPEMDGKKVMLSGWVQEIRDLKKIKFIVLRDFSGLAQLVALSDVLDRESFERISKITPESVISVVGTVKKSSIAKMGIEISIEKIEILAKSDALPILVTEKDIETGFAKRFDYRSVDLRKQKNLAIFKIESALIEGMTEYLSKSGFLHVFTPCIMGAASESGAEVFKIAYYGKEAYLRQDPQLHRQLTIAGGIEKIYDLGPNWRAEKSHTARHLCEHRACAVEIAFIKDEIDIERLEERVIVHAIKNAVEKCADSLALLGISLSVPKTPFPEIRFPEVYDILASLGKKLPKGTDFDSESMELLAKYVKEKYNSDFYWVNRFPFEIKPFYVMRVDSEPEWARSIDLNYGALEMSSGGQRENRYENLMKQVNEKNLNPENLEWFTKFFKYGVPPHGGFAVGIERLTQALLKLPNIREAVLFPREPDRILP; this is translated from the coding sequence ATGGAAAGAACTTTTGTGAAGGAATTGAATCCTGAAATGGACGGAAAGAAGGTAATGCTCTCTGGCTGGGTTCAGGAAATAAGAGACTTGAAGAAGATAAAATTCATAGTGCTCCGGGACTTTTCAGGGCTTGCCCAGCTTGTTGCTCTTTCAGATGTTTTGGACAGGGAATCATTTGAGAGAATATCAAAAATAACCCCCGAAAGCGTTATTTCAGTAGTTGGAACAGTAAAGAAAAGCAGTATCGCAAAAATGGGGATTGAGATTTCAATTGAAAAAATTGAGATTCTTGCAAAATCAGACGCCCTTCCAATTCTTGTTACAGAAAAAGACATTGAGACCGGATTTGCCAAGAGGTTTGACTACCGAAGCGTTGACTTAAGAAAGCAGAAGAACCTTGCAATCTTCAAGATAGAGTCGGCATTGATAGAAGGCATGACAGAATACCTCAGCAAAAGCGGATTTCTTCATGTTTTCACTCCATGCATAATGGGAGCTGCTTCTGAATCAGGGGCAGAAGTTTTTAAAATCGCCTATTACGGGAAAGAGGCTTATCTGAGGCAGGACCCTCAGCTTCACAGGCAGCTCACAATTGCCGGAGGCATTGAGAAGATATATGACCTTGGCCCTAACTGGAGGGCTGAGAAATCCCACACAGCAAGGCACCTTTGCGAGCACCGCGCCTGCGCAGTTGAGATTGCTTTCATAAAAGACGAGATTGACATTGAAAGGCTTGAAGAGCGGGTTATAGTGCATGCAATAAAGAATGCTGTTGAGAAATGCGCTGATTCCCTTGCTCTTCTTGGAATCTCACTTTCAGTTCCAAAAACTCCTTTCCCCGAAATAAGGTTCCCTGAGGTGTATGACATCCTTGCATCCCTAGGAAAAAAGCTTCCAAAGGGAACTGACTTTGATTCAGAATCAATGGAGCTGCTTGCCAAATATGTAAAGGAAAAATACAATTCAGATTTCTACTGGGTCAACAGGTTCCCCTTTGAGATAAAGCCGTTCTATGTGATGAGAGTTGACTCTGAACCAGAATGGGCGAGAAGCATTGACTTGAATTACGGCGCACTTGAAATGAGTTCAGGCGGGCAGAGGGAAAACCGTTATGAGAATCTCATGAAGCAGGTAAATGAGAAGAATCTTAATCCTGAGAACCTGGAGTGGTTTACAAAGTTCTTCAAATACGGAGTCCCTCCCCACGGCGGATTTGCAGTCGGGATTGAAAGGCTGACTCAGGCGCTCCTCAAGCTTCCTAATATACGGGAAGCTGTTCTATTCCCAAGGGAGCCAGACAGGATTCTGCCATAA
- a CDS encoding Lrp/AsnC family transcriptional regulator — protein MALDEKDFSIIGVLLDNSKLTTHEISKKLRIPITTVHNRIKRLEQTGVIKGYSALIDYEKIGRGILAYILVTVNYSLPSGGKMNQEELARRIRKLPEVESVSIVTGETDMIIRTRVKSIRELSQFILKKLRTFEGIDKAISMIALNDI, from the coding sequence ATGGCACTTGATGAAAAAGATTTCTCAATAATCGGGGTGCTTCTGGATAATTCAAAGCTAACAACGCATGAGATTTCAAAAAAACTCAGAATTCCCATTACAACAGTCCACAACAGGATAAAAAGGCTTGAGCAGACCGGCGTAATAAAGGGATATTCTGCCTTAATTGACTATGAGAAAATTGGGAGGGGAATACTTGCATACATCCTTGTGACAGTTAATTATTCTCTGCCGTCCGGGGGAAAGATGAACCAGGAGGAGCTTGCAAGGAGAATAAGAAAGCTTCCTGAGGTTGAGTCAGTGTCAATTGTCACAGGAGAGACAGACATGATAATTAGGACAAGGGTGAAGAGCATAAGGGAATTAAGCCAGTTCATACTTAAGAAATTAAGGACATTTGAAGGGATTGACAAGGCAATAAGCATGATTGCGCTTAACGACATTTGA
- a CDS encoding MBL fold metallo-hydrolase translates to MLELNNVKIEWLGHSGFRITGKIIIYIDPFHIDSGERAGLILITHSHYDHCSLEDLKKIAGKGTMIIAPPDCLSQIRKIDGIEIKIANPDEKIEEKGIVIETVPAYNIKKQFHPRDNNWLGYVITIEGKRIYHAGDTDFIPEMRSLKDIDVAMLPVGGTYTMDAKEASEAANSFSPKIAVPMHYGSIVGKKEDAEEFMALFHGEAKII, encoded by the coding sequence ATGCTTGAACTGAATAATGTCAAAATTGAATGGCTTGGGCACTCAGGATTCAGGATAACTGGAAAAATTATAATTTACATTGACCCTTTTCATATTGATTCAGGAGAAAGGGCAGGCCTTATTTTAATAACCCACAGCCATTATGACCATTGCAGCCTGGAAGACCTGAAAAAGATTGCCGGAAAAGGGACAATGATAATAGCGCCTCCCGACTGCCTCAGCCAGATCAGGAAAATAGATGGAATTGAAATAAAGATTGCAAATCCTGATGAAAAAATTGAAGAAAAAGGCATTGTGATTGAAACCGTTCCCGCATATAACATAAAAAAGCAGTTTCATCCGAGGGATAACAACTGGCTTGGTTATGTCATAACAATTGAAGGCAAGAGAATATACCATGCGGGGGACACTGACTTCATACCTGAAATGCGCTCCCTCAAGGACATTGATGTTGCAATGCTCCCTGTTGGCGGCACATACACAATGGATGCAAAAGAGGCTTCTGAAGCTGCAAACTCATTTTCCCCGAAAATTGCAGTTCCGATGCACTACGGCTCAATTGTCGGAAAAAAGGAGGATGCAGAAGAGTTCATGGCGCTTTTTCACGGAGAGGCAAAAATAATTTGA